One Pyrus communis chromosome 4, drPyrComm1.1, whole genome shotgun sequence genomic region harbors:
- the LOC137732135 gene encoding serine/threonine-protein kinase BSK2-like: protein MDSSLEGQYANDDAMKLVELASKCLQSEARDRGDIKFLLTAVAPFQKQKEVASHVLMGLPKNTVEVPTMLSPLGKACARMDLTAVHDILLKTGYKDEEGAENELSFQEWTQQVQDMLNTKKFGDIAFRDKDFKKAIEYYSKLVAMMSGPSATVFGRRAFSYLMNGQAELALRDAMQAQVCLPEWPTAFYLQGLALSKLGMETDAQDMLNDGVAFDTKRHNVWRN, encoded by the exons ATGGATTCGTCATTGGAAGGGCAGTACGCGAATGATGATGCCATGAAATTGGTTGAACTTGCTTCCAAATGTCTTCAGTCTGAGGCTAGGGATAGAGGAGATATTAAGTTTCTTCTTACAGCCGTTGCACCATTCCAAAAGCAGAAAGAG GTGGCATCTCATGTTCTAATGGGCCTCCCAAAAAACACTGTTGAAGTACCAACCATGCTTTCTCCTCTTGGAAAGGCCTGTGCAAGGATGGATCTTACTGCTGTGCATGATATTTTGCTGAAAACAGGCTATAAAGACGAGGAAGGTGCCGAAAATGAG CTCTCGTTTCAAGAATGGACACAACAAGTCCAAGATATGTTGAACACAAAGAAATTTGGGGATATTGCATTTAGGGACAAGGATTTCAAGAAAGCAATCGAGTATTattccaag TTAGTCGCTATGATGTCTGGCCCTTCAGCAACTGTCTTTGGGAGAAGAGCCTTCTCCTACTTGATGAATGGCCAAGCAGAGCTTGCCTTAAGAGATGCGATGCAGGCACAGGTATGCCTACCAGAGTGGCCGACTGCATTCTACTTGCAGGGGCTTGCACTCTCAAAGCTCGGAATGGAGACTGATGCTCAGGACATGCTAAATGATGGAGTGGCCTTTGACACAAAGAGACACAATGTCTGGCGTAACTAA
- the LOC137732919 gene encoding uncharacterized protein, producing the protein MELQNHLAAINSTLSTLLQRFDAMEGSQDSSDTRIKKLHPDFLEKCEMGCLGDSSDATQSDPRLHDDSRTQHLNRHDSGFQPRPPLVRLDFPSFHEGDDPLGWIYKAEHYFDYFDIPTDKKVPSLIWIAQRLHHGIPTVGKSHGGNDPGPLKSCFIRGLNPEIRHDVKILRPFDVYEAIAYSQQVDAKLADLKVRSFSRSLHSASQFKPTQLSDITNTPKTEHSSRNESFRRLTAAEIEFRRKNRLCFNYDEIFSREHVCAGPKRDVLLMDVYENGDLIEHHSDDNEESEGTACEVYGMPTPKSIRKMKVSGLVLNCPAIFLVDSGAALFVLQVSADNTTPSTHSQLDSHQDKDLQILLAKYQPIFQSPSGLPLSRPHDHRIPLLEGCKPPSARPYKYGPFQKIEIKKCVKELLESGFIRPSHSPFSSLVLLVKKKEGAWKVCMDYGALNLLTIKDKYPIPLIDELLDELFGAKYFSKLDLRSGYHQIRMHPKDIEKTAFRTHERHYEFLVMPFGLTNAPASFQSLMNEIFRPYLRKFILVFFGDILIYSASWELHQQHLSIALSLLQTHHLFVKLSMCAFGKQQIEYLGHIVSHNGVAADPSKLKAIADWPLPTSVKL; encoded by the exons ATGGAATTGCAGAATCATCTTGCTGCGATAAACAGCACTCTCAGCACGCTACTCCAAAGGTTCGACGCCATGGAAGGGAGTCAAGATTCATCAGATACTCGAATCAAGAAGCTTCATCCTGATTTTCTGGAAAAATGTGAAATGGGTTGTCTGGGAGATTCATCGGATGCAACTCAATCTGACCCCCGTTTGCAtgacgattcaagaactcagcATCTCAACCGCCATGATTCGGGATTTCAACCAAGACCCCCTTTGGTTAGACTTGATTTTCCTAGCTTCCACGAAGGGGATGATCCTCTTGGGTGGATTTACAAGGCAGAGCATTACTTTGATTACTTTGATATTCCAACAGACAAGAAAGTTC CTTCGCTAATCTGGATTGCTCAAAGACTACATCATGGAATTCCAACGGTTGGCAAATCGCACGGTGGAAATGACCCTGGACCCTTGAAAAGCTGTTTCATCAGAGGTTTGAACCCAGAAATTCGCCATGATGTCAAGATTCTGAGACCATTCGATGTTTATGAAGCCATTGCTTATTCTCAACAAGTGGATGCCAAACTGGCAGATTTAAAGGTTCGATCTTTTTCAAGAAGCCTTCACTCGGCATCTCAATTCAAGCCTACACAGTTATCTGATATCACCAACACGCCAAAGACTGAGCATTCTTCAAGAAATGAAAGTTTTAGGCGCTTAACAGCAGCAGAAATTGAATTTCGAAGGAAGAACAGGTTGTGTTTTAACTATGATGAAATTTTTTCCAGAGAGCATGTGTGTGCTGGTCCAAAACGTGATGTGCTACTCATGGATGTGTACGAAAATGGAGACCTTATTGAGCATCATTCTGATGACAATGAAGAGTCTGAGGGAACTGCTTGTGAGGTTTATGGAATGCCTACTCCAAAATCCATCAGAAAAATGAAAGTTAGTGGGTTAGTACTCAATTGTCCTGCTATTTTTCTGGTAGATTCAG GAGCTGctttatttgttttgcaagttagTGCAGACAACACAACTCCATCTACTCATTCTCAGTTGGATTCTCACCAAGATAAGGATTTGCAAATTCTTTTAGCAAAGTATCAACCTATTTTTCAAAGTCCATCTGGATTACCTCTATCCAGGCCCCATGATCACAGAATACCATTGTTGGAAGGATGCAAACCACCTAGTGCTCGACCTTATAAGTATGGTCCCTTTCAGAAAATAGAAATAAAGAAATGTGTCAAAGAGCTACTGGAATCAGGTTTCATCAGGCCGAGCCATAGTCCATTCTCCTCTCTAGTGCTTTTAGTGAAGAAAAAGGAGGGTGCTTGGAAGGTGTGCATGGATTATGGGGCACTTAATCTACTCACAATCAAAGATAAATACCCTATACCATTGATTGATGAGTTATTGGATGAGCTCTTTGgtgcaaaatatttttcaaaactgGATCTTAGATCCGGTTATCATCAAATTCGTATGCACCCCAAAGATATTGAAAAAACTGCCTTTAGAACTCATGAGAGACATTATGAGTTCCTAGTTATGCCCTTTGGCTTAACAAATGCCCCTGCATCTTTCCAAAGCcttatgaatgagatttttaggcCTTATTTGAGGAAATTCATCCTAGTTTTCTTTGGTGATATTCTGATATATAGTGCTTCTTGGGAATTGCATCAGCAGCATTTGAGCATTGCTCTCAGTTTACTCCAAACTCATCACTTGTTTGTGAAACTGTCTATGTGTGCTTTTGGGAAACAACAAATTGAATACTTAGGCCACATTGTTTCTCATAATGGAGTAGCTGCTGACCCTTCAAAACTGAAAGCCATTGCAGATTGGCCTCTCCCTACTTCTGTGAAGCTGTAA
- the LOC137732136 gene encoding serine/threonine-protein kinase BSK2-like: MGCLHSKTAHLLRSPDHPSSLPTHKPDPANGDQAAAAEPQVPAFKEYSVYELRKATNGFSSDCIVSESSEKAPNVVYRGKLDGSRFVAVKRFSKQSWPNAQQFVAEASGVGKLRHKRLVNLIGCSAEGDERLLVAEYMPNDTLSKYLFHWDKKPLPWEMRVRVAYYIAEALDHCNTENRKIYHDLNAYRVLFDEVRLMASDYSIWMH, encoded by the exons ATGGGTTGCTTACACTCCAAAACCGCCCACCTCCTTCGCTCCCCCGATCACCCTTCTTCTCTACCCACCCACAAACCCGACCCGG cTAATGGGGATCAAGCTGCGGCGGCGGAGCCCCAGGTGCCGGCGTTCAAAGAGTACAGCGTCTACGAGCTCCGGAAGGCCACGAATGGGTTCAGCTCCGATTGCATTGTTTCCGAAAGCAGCGAAAAAGCTCCGAATGTTGTTTACAGAGGGAAGCTTGATGGCAGTCGCTTTGTCGCTGTTAAACGCTTCTCGAAGCAGTCTTGGCCCAACGCCCAGCAGTTCGTG GCTGAGGCTTCTGGAGTGGGGAAGTTGAGGCACAAGAGATTGGTGAATCTGATTGGTTGCTCTGCCGAGGGAGACGAACGGCTCTTGGTGGCTGAGTATATGCCCAATGATACTCTTTCCAAGTATCTCTTCCATT GGGACAAGAAGCCATTGCCATGGGAAATGCGCGTTAGAGTTGCATACTATATTGCAGAAGCACTTGATCATTGTAATACAGAAAACCGAAAGATCTATCATGATTTGAATGCATATAGAGTTCTTTTTGATGAGGTGCGTCTTATGGCTTCAGATTATTCCATTTGGATGCACTAG